Proteins encoded by one window of Desulfovibrio ferrophilus:
- a CDS encoding ribose-phosphate diphosphokinase: MAIGELKIMTGSANPKLAREICDHLGCELTQCLTDTFSDGEIRVEIGSNVRGADVFLVQPTCAPVNFHLMEMCIVLDALKRASVGRVTAVVPYYGYARQDRKVAPRAPITAKLVADFLTVAGIDRLVTVDLHAGQIQGFFNLPVDNLYAAPVLLDHLRTTDDDLVIVSPDAGGVERARAYAKRLGAGLAIIDKRRDAPNQAKAMNVIGDVAGKTAIVLDDMIDTAGTIVAAADVLKENGAKDCIACATHAVLSGPAVERLENSQYSQIVVTNSIPVNEKAAQCSKLKSLSLASILGKAIHNIHTESSVSVLFV; encoded by the coding sequence ATGGCCATCGGCGAATTGAAGATCATGACTGGCTCGGCCAACCCCAAGTTGGCCCGCGAGATCTGCGACCACCTGGGTTGCGAACTGACGCAGTGCCTGACAGACACCTTTTCCGACGGTGAAATCCGTGTGGAAATCGGCTCCAACGTACGTGGAGCCGATGTGTTTTTGGTACAGCCTACTTGCGCTCCGGTAAATTTCCATCTGATGGAGATGTGCATCGTGCTGGACGCCCTGAAAAGGGCCAGCGTCGGACGCGTCACCGCAGTGGTTCCTTATTATGGTTATGCACGCCAGGACCGCAAGGTTGCTCCGCGTGCGCCCATCACCGCCAAGCTGGTGGCCGACTTCCTGACCGTTGCGGGCATTGACCGTCTGGTCACCGTCGACCTGCACGCCGGGCAGATCCAGGGCTTCTTCAACCTACCCGTGGACAACCTCTACGCTGCTCCGGTCCTGCTGGATCACCTGCGCACCACCGATGACGATCTGGTTATCGTCTCCCCGGATGCCGGCGGTGTGGAACGTGCACGAGCCTACGCCAAGCGCTTGGGCGCCGGTCTGGCCATTATCGACAAACGTCGTGATGCGCCCAACCAGGCCAAAGCAATGAACGTCATCGGCGATGTTGCTGGCAAGACAGCCATCGTTCTTGATGATATGATTGACACCGCTGGTACCATCGTAGCCGCAGCCGACGTGCTGAAAGAAAACGGCGCCAAGGACTGCATCGCCTGTGCGACCCACGCCGTACTCTCGGGTCCTGCTGTTGAGCGCCTCGAAAATTCTCAGTACTCACAGATTGTCGTTACCAACTCGATCCCGGTGAACGAGAAAGCTGCACAATGTTCCAAGCTCAAGTCGCTGTCCCTGGCCAGTATTCTGGGCAAAGCTATTCACAACATCCACACGGAATCGTCCGTGAGCGTGTTGTTCGTATAA
- the argB gene encoding acetylglutamate kinase — MKKESKIAKLLLESLPYLRKFYGQTIVIKYGGHAMKDEELKQAFAKCVILLKYIGVNPVIVHGGGPQIGQMLEALNINCQFREGLRVTDAATMDVVEMVLAGKVNKQIVNLLNQNGGKAVGLSGKDGQTIRAHRLEMAIQPDDPSIAPEIIDLGQVGEVTEIDPALIRTLEAKGFIPVIAPVGVDDEGNTYNINADSVAAAVAGALEARRLILLTDVEGVLDSNGGLISSMTARTAAQAIEDGTAKGGMIPKLKCCLEALDAGVEKAQIIDGRLENSILLEMFTVQGVGTQIVKD, encoded by the coding sequence GTGAAGAAAGAAAGCAAAATCGCAAAACTCCTGCTGGAGTCCCTGCCTTATCTGCGCAAATTCTACGGGCAGACCATCGTCATCAAATACGGCGGACACGCCATGAAGGACGAGGAGCTGAAGCAGGCCTTCGCCAAGTGTGTCATCCTGCTGAAATACATTGGGGTCAACCCCGTCATCGTCCATGGCGGCGGTCCCCAGATCGGTCAGATGCTGGAAGCACTGAACATCAACTGCCAGTTCCGCGAAGGACTGCGAGTAACCGACGCAGCCACCATGGATGTGGTCGAAATGGTGCTTGCGGGCAAGGTCAACAAACAGATCGTCAACCTGCTTAATCAGAACGGTGGCAAAGCCGTTGGCCTGTCCGGGAAGGATGGTCAGACCATCCGCGCCCACAGGTTGGAGATGGCCATTCAGCCCGATGACCCGTCCATCGCTCCGGAGATCATCGATCTGGGCCAGGTTGGCGAGGTCACTGAAATCGACCCTGCCCTGATTCGGACTCTGGAAGCCAAAGGATTCATCCCGGTCATCGCTCCCGTGGGCGTGGATGACGAAGGCAACACCTACAATATCAACGCCGACTCCGTGGCTGCAGCCGTGGCTGGTGCGCTGGAAGCGCGCCGCCTGATCCTGCTGACCGACGTTGAGGGTGTTCTGGACAGCAATGGCGGACTGATCTCCTCCATGACTGCTCGTACAGCTGCCCAGGCCATTGAGGACGGCACCGCCAAGGGCGGCATGATCCCCAAACTCAAATGCTGCCTCGAAGCCCTGGATGCAGGCGTGGAAAAGGCTCAGATCATCGACGGCCGACTGGAGAACTCCATTCTGCTGGAGATGTTCACGGTCCAGGGCGTGGGAACGCAGATCGTCAAGGACTAG
- the hslV gene encoding ATP-dependent protease subunit HslV, which produces MELRGTTILAVKDANGIAVAGDGQVTFGQSVALKHGARKVRRLYHDKILAGFAGATADAFTLFERFEAKLEEFGGNLTRASVELAKEWRMDKYLRRLEAMLVVADAETILILTGTGDVIEPDDGVVGIGSGGAYALAAARALKRETDLPAAVIATKAMAIAAELCVYTNNSVTLETIEIEA; this is translated from the coding sequence ATGGAACTGCGCGGAACCACTATCCTCGCCGTTAAGGATGCCAATGGCATCGCCGTGGCAGGTGACGGCCAAGTGACCTTTGGCCAAAGCGTGGCCCTCAAACACGGTGCCCGCAAGGTTCGCCGGCTCTATCATGACAAGATTCTGGCCGGTTTTGCCGGAGCCACCGCTGATGCCTTTACCCTGTTTGAACGCTTCGAGGCCAAGCTGGAGGAATTCGGCGGCAACCTCACCCGCGCCAGTGTTGAACTGGCCAAGGAATGGCGCATGGATAAGTATCTGCGCCGCCTGGAGGCCATGCTCGTCGTAGCTGACGCCGAAACCATCCTCATTCTGACCGGTACCGGCGACGTTATCGAGCCTGACGACGGAGTCGTTGGCATCGGCTCCGGCGGAGCCTACGCTCTGGCCGCTGCTCGTGCCCTGAAACGCGAAACCGACCTGCCTGCAGCCGTAATTGCCACCAAGGCCATGGCCATCGCCGCCGAGCTGTGCGTGTACACCAATAATTCCGTCACCTTGGAAACCATCGAGATAGAGGCCTAG
- a CDS encoding M48 family metallopeptidase: protein MISLSRRHAKSPAILILIFALTLGQIAAPAQALAGLFGDFTLKDEKELGKKYYTLIKATYPIVEDPEIVRYIKDVVNRVAETLPPQPFPVTTTVVRNNAINAFATPGGYVYVFTGLITEFENEAELAGVIAHELAHVTQRHVAKRIAQQQVTSLGMLAGVLAGMLIGQASGGDSGRAASQALIIGSMAGAQSSMLNYSRIDEREADQVGMNYLLEAGYPPTGMMDGFKKIRRKQYLSGRSIPAYLSTHPAVDERIGYLEDRIAGLSTDIKARTETENRFQRIKTLALARYTDIDGALSTFRTGTGNPALDFMGTGIILSRQNNIPEAAQAFDSALRLAPNDPLILRETGRFHYLQGDVSKAASYLTKAMLLNSDDLMALFFMARLQADKGEINRAVGYYNRILETLPEDPEVHFYLGRTMGRSGNDFDGHLHLAYWGIYSLNKKKAIFHKEKVQALAETEEQKAAFETLTKIFDERDEFWKEMGKGKKK from the coding sequence ATGATATCCCTCTCCCGCCGGCACGCGAAGTCACCGGCCATATTGATTCTGATCTTTGCCCTCACCCTCGGGCAGATCGCAGCACCCGCCCAGGCTCTGGCTGGTCTGTTCGGTGATTTCACCTTGAAGGATGAGAAAGAACTCGGGAAAAAATATTATACTCTGATCAAGGCCACCTACCCTATCGTTGAGGACCCGGAAATCGTCCGCTACATCAAGGATGTTGTTAACCGTGTGGCCGAGACACTGCCACCTCAGCCTTTCCCCGTCACAACCACGGTGGTGCGCAACAACGCCATCAACGCCTTTGCCACTCCGGGCGGCTACGTCTATGTCTTCACCGGCCTGATCACCGAATTCGAGAATGAAGCCGAACTGGCAGGAGTCATTGCCCACGAACTTGCCCATGTGACACAACGCCACGTAGCCAAGCGTATTGCCCAGCAGCAGGTCACTTCACTGGGTATGCTCGCGGGGGTTCTGGCCGGAATGCTTATCGGACAGGCCTCAGGAGGAGACAGTGGCCGTGCCGCCAGTCAGGCCCTGATCATCGGGTCAATGGCAGGAGCACAAAGCTCCATGCTTAATTACAGCCGCATCGACGAGCGCGAAGCTGACCAGGTGGGCATGAACTATCTGCTGGAAGCTGGCTATCCTCCCACGGGCATGATGGACGGCTTCAAGAAAATCAGACGCAAGCAATACCTGTCGGGCCGCAGCATCCCCGCCTATCTTTCCACCCACCCGGCAGTGGACGAACGCATCGGCTACCTCGAGGATCGCATTGCAGGCCTGTCTACAGACATCAAGGCTCGCACGGAAACCGAGAACCGCTTCCAACGCATCAAAACCCTTGCGCTGGCCCGCTATACCGATATCGACGGCGCGCTGAGCACGTTCAGGACCGGCACGGGGAATCCCGCTTTGGACTTCATGGGAACAGGCATTATCCTTTCCCGCCAAAACAACATTCCCGAGGCCGCACAAGCCTTTGATTCCGCCTTGCGATTGGCTCCCAATGATCCGCTGATTCTGCGCGAAACGGGACGTTTCCACTATCTTCAGGGCGATGTCTCAAAAGCGGCCAGCTATCTGACCAAGGCCATGCTGCTCAACTCCGACGATCTCATGGCCTTGTTCTTCATGGCCCGCCTGCAGGCGGACAAAGGTGAGATTAACCGCGCGGTGGGCTATTACAATCGTATTCTGGAAACCTTACCCGAGGACCCTGAAGTACACTTCTATCTGGGCCGAACCATGGGCCGCTCCGGCAATGATTTCGATGGGCATCTGCATCTGGCCTATTGGGGCATCTACAGTCTGAACAAGAAAAAAGCCATTTTCCACAAGGAAAAAGTACAGGCCCTGGCCGAAACCGAAGAACAGAAAGCTGCATTTGAAACCTTGACCAAAATCTTCGACGAACGGGATGAGTTCTGGAAGGAAATGGGAAAGGGTAAGAAGAAATGA
- a CDS encoding CarD family transcriptional regulator, with amino-acid sequence MVERIENQEIGGATAEFYIVRILSNNVTLMVPVSNATNVGLRAVCSKKKATAIIDSLKDRSDFTGYSGQNWNRRYREYSEKLKSGELCDVAYVLKELLLIGKDKELSFGEHRLLEQAMGLLSLELAHAMEVEQDVIRTDIEALFADVIRPKENQ; translated from the coding sequence ATGGTCGAGCGTATCGAGAATCAGGAAATCGGTGGTGCTACTGCCGAGTTTTACATTGTCAGGATTTTATCCAACAATGTAACTCTGATGGTGCCCGTATCCAACGCCACAAACGTTGGCTTACGTGCTGTTTGCTCCAAGAAAAAAGCAACTGCCATCATAGACTCTTTGAAGGATCGCTCCGACTTTACGGGCTATTCCGGTCAGAACTGGAACCGCCGTTATCGTGAGTATTCTGAAAAACTCAAAAGTGGCGAACTCTGTGATGTCGCCTATGTTCTCAAGGAATTGCTGCTCATTGGCAAAGACAAGGAATTGTCCTTTGGTGAGCATCGCTTGCTGGAGCAGGCCATGGGACTGCTGTCTCTGGAACTGGCGCATGCCATGGAAGTCGAGCAGGATGTCATCAGAACAGACATTGAAGCCTTGTTCGCAGATGTGATCAGACCCAAAGAAAATCAATAA
- the rho gene encoding transcription termination factor Rho has protein sequence MNQSELKMKSMSDLMELAKEYKIENPSGMKKQELIFALLKACASQNGNIYGEGVLEILPDGFGFLRSPMYSYTPGPDDIYVSPSQIRRFGLRKGDVITGQIRPPKEGERYFALLRVNEIGFEKPEATKHLVLFDNLTPIFPDEQFKLENGAEGYSSRIIDLMVPIGKGQRCLIVAPPRTGKTILLQTIANSISTNNPDAYLIVLLIDERPEEVTDMQRTVNAEVVSSTFDEPPQRHVQVAEMVMEKAKRLVERKMDVVILLDSITRLGRAFNAVTPSSGRVLSGGLDANALQRPKRFFGAARNIEEGGSLSIIATALVDTGSRMDDVIFEEFKGTGNCEIQLERHLAEKRVWPAIDINRSGTRKEDLLLEPNIMNRMWVLRRVLAPMNSIDSMEFLLGKMKNTKSNKEFLDMMSK, from the coding sequence ATGAATCAGTCCGAGCTAAAGATGAAGTCCATGAGTGATCTCATGGAACTCGCCAAAGAGTACAAGATCGAAAACCCCAGCGGCATGAAGAAGCAGGAATTGATTTTCGCCCTGCTTAAAGCGTGCGCTTCGCAAAATGGCAACATCTATGGCGAAGGTGTTCTCGAGATCCTCCCCGATGGATTCGGTTTTCTCCGCTCTCCAATGTACAGCTACACCCCTGGACCGGACGACATCTATGTCTCTCCTTCGCAGATTCGCCGCTTTGGCCTGCGTAAGGGTGACGTCATTACCGGCCAGATTCGCCCCCCCAAAGAGGGTGAGCGTTATTTCGCTCTGCTCCGGGTCAACGAGATTGGTTTCGAAAAACCGGAAGCCACCAAGCATCTGGTCCTGTTCGACAATCTGACTCCCATCTTCCCGGATGAACAGTTCAAGCTCGAAAACGGTGCCGAAGGATATTCCTCCCGAATCATCGATCTCATGGTACCCATCGGCAAGGGGCAGCGTTGTTTGATCGTCGCCCCGCCCCGCACCGGTAAAACCATCCTCCTTCAGACCATTGCGAACTCCATCAGCACCAACAACCCAGATGCCTACCTCATCGTGCTGCTCATTGACGAGCGCCCTGAGGAAGTCACGGATATGCAGCGTACGGTCAATGCCGAAGTGGTCAGCTCCACTTTTGACGAGCCTCCGCAGCGCCACGTACAGGTTGCAGAGATGGTCATGGAAAAAGCCAAACGACTTGTAGAGCGCAAGATGGATGTTGTTATCCTGCTGGATTCCATCACTCGCCTGGGCCGCGCCTTCAACGCCGTGACTCCATCTTCGGGACGCGTGCTGTCCGGTGGTCTGGATGCCAACGCCCTGCAGCGCCCCAAGCGCTTCTTCGGCGCAGCGCGCAACATCGAAGAAGGCGGCAGCCTGTCCATCATCGCCACCGCCTTGGTGGATACCGGCTCCCGCATGGACGATGTCATTTTCGAGGAGTTCAAAGGCACCGGCAACTGTGAAATCCAGTTGGAGCGCCATCTGGCTGAGAAACGTGTCTGGCCTGCCATCGACATCAACCGTTCCGGCACCCGTAAGGAAGATCTGCTTCTGGAACCCAACATCATGAACCGCATGTGGGTTCTTAGGCGGGTTCTAGCTCCAATGAATTCCATCGACTCCATGGAATTCCTGCTGGGCAAGATGAAGAATACCAAGAGCAACAAAGAATTCCTGGACATGATGAGCAAATAG
- the pyrR gene encoding bifunctional pyr operon transcriptional regulator/uracil phosphoribosyltransferase PyrR: MSESKVLMTAEEISRTMDRLAMEIVERHGNCESVAILGIQRRGVDLAARLKVALEKRAQREIPGGQLDINLYRDDWTSLEVQPQINKTEIFFDIDGKDIVLVDDVLFTGRTTRAALEAILDFGRPNRVELLVLVDRGHRELPVAADYVGKTIDTRRGEHVDVYLSERDEREEVVLTN, encoded by the coding sequence ATGAGCGAGAGCAAGGTACTGATGACTGCGGAGGAGATCTCCCGCACCATGGATCGGCTTGCAATGGAAATTGTTGAACGTCACGGCAACTGCGAGTCTGTTGCCATTCTCGGGATTCAGCGACGGGGTGTTGACCTCGCTGCACGGTTGAAGGTTGCTCTGGAAAAGCGCGCACAACGCGAAATTCCTGGAGGCCAGCTGGATATCAATCTGTATCGGGATGATTGGACCTCTCTGGAGGTGCAACCGCAGATCAACAAGACCGAAATCTTTTTTGACATCGATGGCAAGGATATCGTGCTTGTGGACGATGTCCTGTTCACCGGGCGCACGACACGTGCGGCGCTGGAGGCCATTTTGGATTTCGGGCGTCCCAATCGGGTGGAACTGCTGGTGCTGGTGGACCGCGGGCACCGCGAGTTACCCGTTGCCGCCGACTATGTCGGCAAGACCATTGATACCCGTCGCGGTGAACACGTGGATGTGTATCTTTCCGAGCGAGATGAGCGCGAGGAAGTGGTCCTCACCAACTGA
- a CDS encoding IscA/HesB family protein, whose protein sequence is MLEVTDKAREELLSYFKDKELSPIRVYLAPGGUAGPRLSLALDEPKDTDEVFEFDGDIKFVMEKELLEAAKPVKVDITYTGFSVDSNLQLGGGGCGSGSCGTDSSGGCGSAGSCCS, encoded by the coding sequence ATGCTGGAAGTGACCGATAAAGCTCGCGAGGAGCTTTTGTCCTACTTCAAGGACAAAGAGCTCTCCCCCATCCGGGTGTATCTCGCGCCGGGCGGCTGAGCAGGCCCACGACTGTCATTGGCTCTGGATGAGCCTAAGGATACCGACGAAGTCTTCGAATTTGATGGTGACATCAAGTTCGTCATGGAAAAAGAACTTCTTGAAGCTGCGAAGCCCGTGAAAGTAGACATTACCTACACTGGTTTCTCCGTGGACTCCAACCTCCAGCTTGGCGGCGGCGGTTGTGGATCCGGTAGTTGTGGCACCGACTCCAGTGGTGGCTGCGGCTCCGCTGGCAGCTGCTGCAGCTAG
- a CDS encoding IscA/HesB family protein: MIQVSDAAKGELVKYFEDHDNAPVRVYLAPGGCSGPRLSLALDEKRDNDVSLELGDDIQFVINKDLLDEAKPVKVDLTYTGFIVESEMELGGGGCGSGCGSGGCGSSDGGGCGCG, translated from the coding sequence ATGATTCAAGTTTCAGACGCCGCCAAAGGCGAATTGGTTAAGTATTTCGAAGACCACGATAACGCTCCAGTGCGTGTATATCTTGCCCCGGGCGGATGCTCAGGACCACGACTTTCCCTGGCGCTGGACGAGAAGCGTGACAATGATGTGAGCCTGGAACTGGGCGACGACATCCAATTCGTCATCAACAAGGACCTGCTCGACGAAGCCAAGCCCGTGAAGGTGGACCTGACTTACACAGGATTCATTGTAGAGTCGGAGATGGAGCTTGGCGGCGGAGGCTGCGGTTCCGGTTGTGGATCCGGCGGTTGCGGTTCCAGCGATGGCGGCGGCTGCGGCTGCGGCTGA
- a CDS encoding macro domain-containing protein, producing MNAPRGVWQFGNGRLSVRQGDITHSTAQAIVNAANPQLAGGGGVDGAIHKAAGPALLTAGRLWVQDNGLLPTGRAIITPGFNLQAKWVIHTVGPIWHGGNQNEEELLASAYAESMRLARENNIDCVDFPAISCGAYGFPLERAMPIALKTLAQSLSKGVVKAVSMVIFSPNAAAHWAETATELFGTPV from the coding sequence ATGAACGCACCTCGGGGAGTCTGGCAATTCGGCAACGGACGACTCTCCGTCCGCCAGGGCGACATTACGCACTCCACGGCCCAGGCCATCGTCAACGCCGCCAATCCGCAGCTTGCAGGAGGTGGGGGCGTGGATGGAGCCATCCATAAGGCCGCTGGCCCGGCATTGCTAACCGCAGGCAGGCTCTGGGTCCAGGACAATGGCCTCCTGCCCACGGGCCGGGCCATCATCACCCCCGGGTTCAACCTCCAGGCCAAGTGGGTCATCCATACCGTTGGCCCCATCTGGCACGGCGGCAATCAAAACGAAGAGGAACTCCTTGCATCGGCCTATGCCGAAAGCATGCGTCTGGCCCGGGAAAACAATATCGACTGTGTCGATTTCCCTGCCATTTCCTGCGGAGCCTATGGATTTCCCCTTGAACGAGCCATGCCTATCGCCCTGAAAACCCTCGCACAAAGTTTAAGCAAGGGGGTGGTCAAGGCGGTTTCCATGGTTATATTCTCCCCCAACGCCGCGGCTCACTGGGCCGAAACGGCAACTGAACTCTTCGGGACTCCGGTCTAA
- the pth gene encoding aminoacyl-tRNA hydrolase: MKNYAMLIAGLGNPGPEYELTRHNFGFLVIDRLIERSGGPDRCPRIEVRGDCLTWECQPVRNKPKVLLAQPQTYMNLSGIAVGKLANKFELPPERILVIHDDLDLELGRMKLKKGGGDAGHNGIKSIVEHLGSAAFLRLRLGVGRPEGRGGTRDYVLDNFDSQDTEIVNEVLSSAIKGINVLLRMGLQPAVQHINSFDARPKLEKPDET, encoded by the coding sequence ATGAAAAATTACGCGATGCTCATCGCCGGGCTGGGAAATCCTGGTCCGGAGTACGAACTCACCAGACACAACTTCGGATTCCTGGTCATAGACCGACTAATCGAACGATCGGGGGGGCCTGATCGGTGTCCCAGAATCGAAGTGCGTGGTGATTGTTTGACCTGGGAATGCCAACCCGTGCGCAACAAGCCCAAGGTTCTGCTGGCCCAGCCGCAGACCTACATGAATCTTTCAGGTATAGCTGTGGGCAAGCTGGCAAATAAATTCGAACTACCTCCGGAACGAATCCTCGTCATCCATGACGATCTCGACCTGGAACTTGGACGAATGAAGCTCAAAAAAGGTGGGGGAGATGCCGGACATAATGGCATTAAATCCATCGTTGAGCACCTCGGTTCAGCTGCCTTCCTCCGACTAAGGCTTGGAGTGGGACGCCCCGAAGGGCGTGGCGGAACCAGAGATTACGTGCTGGACAACTTCGATTCTCAAGACACTGAAATTGTGAATGAAGTTCTGTCCAGTGCCATCAAGGGCATCAATGTGTTGCTACGAATGGGCTTGCAGCCCGCGGTACAGCACATCAACAGCTTCGACGCTAGGCCAAAGCTTGAAAAGCCCGATGAAACCTAG
- a CDS encoding 50S ribosomal protein L25, with amino-acid sequence MSEQVTLKVAKRDEKGKGPNRQLRAEGIVPGVFYSKESNIPVKMALLPLEKAFRKVGTSHLMTLEIEGEEPVPVIIKEMIRHPYKNRIDHVDFYGVNMKKTVRIQVKIVTTGKPEGIDKGGVLTIFRDSIEIECLPSDIPQEISLDVTALDVNDHINIEDIEMPKGATAIFDENFAVVGVAAKAEEASEDGEEAADEPVAEETTE; translated from the coding sequence ATGTCTGAACAGGTCACCCTGAAAGTAGCCAAGCGTGATGAGAAGGGTAAAGGTCCCAACCGCCAGCTTCGAGCCGAGGGCATCGTCCCCGGTGTGTTCTACTCCAAGGAGTCGAACATCCCCGTCAAGATGGCGCTGCTGCCCCTGGAAAAAGCTTTCAGGAAGGTTGGCACCTCCCACCTGATGACCTTGGAAATCGAAGGCGAAGAGCCCGTTCCGGTCATCATCAAGGAGATGATTCGTCATCCTTATAAGAACCGCATCGATCACGTCGATTTCTACGGCGTTAACATGAAGAAGACCGTGCGCATCCAGGTCAAGATCGTTACCACCGGCAAGCCCGAAGGTATCGACAAGGGCGGTGTGCTGACCATCTTCCGTGATTCCATTGAAATCGAATGTCTGCCTTCCGACATCCCTCAGGAAATTTCCCTGGATGTCACGGCACTTGATGTGAACGATCACATCAACATTGAAGACATCGAGATGCCCAAGGGTGCCACCGCTATCTTCGACGAGAACTTCGCCGTTGTTGGTGTTGCCGCCAAGGCCGAAGAAGCCTCGGAAGATGGCGAAGAGGCTGCCGACGAGCCGGTCGCCGAAGAAACTACGGAATAA
- the hslU gene encoding ATP-dependent protease ATPase subunit HslU, translated as MQPLTPREIVSELDKFIIGQNDAKRMVAIAMRNRWRRQQVPPELRDEIAPKNIIMIGTTGVGKTEIARRLARLSGSPFFKVEASKFTEVGYVGRDVESMIRDLMEIGVNMVRNEELEKVQVKAERHAEERLLDLLYPTPPQSQGTVIASGTQPGSAQPAESSSSTREKLRKLWREGKMDDRIVELEVSEQSGTQIGVMAMPGMENMEMQVRDMMGQLFPKQSKPRKMNVREAYEILIQQESERLVDMDKVTETAKERVEQSGIVFLDEIDKVCSSTASRGAGTADVSREGVQRDLLPIVEGSVVNTKYGMVNTDHILFIAAGAFHLSKPSDLIPELQGRFPLRVELDSLNKEEFYRILTEPQNALTVQYRALLATEGVTLTFEDEALQEVAAFAQKINEETENIGARRLYTILEKILSDLSFEAPDKSGQQVVVDQEYVTKHLEDVTKDRDLSRYIL; from the coding sequence GTGCAGCCACTGACCCCACGTGAAATCGTCTCCGAGTTGGATAAATTCATCATCGGCCAGAACGACGCCAAACGCATGGTCGCCATCGCCATGCGCAACCGCTGGCGGCGCCAGCAGGTTCCACCCGAACTGCGCGATGAAATAGCCCCCAAGAACATCATCATGATCGGCACCACCGGTGTGGGCAAGACCGAAATCGCCCGCCGATTGGCGCGGCTCTCCGGCTCTCCGTTCTTCAAGGTCGAGGCCTCCAAGTTCACCGAGGTGGGCTATGTTGGACGCGATGTGGAATCCATGATCCGCGACCTGATGGAAATCGGCGTAAACATGGTCCGCAACGAAGAGCTGGAAAAGGTCCAGGTCAAGGCGGAACGGCATGCCGAGGAACGATTGCTGGACCTGCTCTACCCAACCCCGCCCCAGAGCCAGGGCACAGTCATTGCCTCCGGTACCCAGCCGGGCAGCGCCCAGCCTGCGGAAAGCAGTTCCTCCACTCGTGAGAAACTGCGCAAATTGTGGCGTGAAGGCAAAATGGATGACCGCATCGTAGAGCTTGAAGTCTCCGAGCAGAGTGGCACCCAGATCGGCGTCATGGCCATGCCCGGTATGGAAAACATGGAGATGCAGGTCCGGGACATGATGGGCCAGCTATTCCCCAAACAGAGCAAACCACGCAAGATGAACGTGCGTGAGGCCTACGAAATTCTCATTCAGCAGGAATCCGAACGCCTCGTTGACATGGACAAGGTCACAGAGACCGCAAAGGAGCGCGTTGAGCAAAGCGGCATCGTCTTCCTAGACGAAATAGACAAGGTCTGCTCTTCCACCGCCAGCCGAGGCGCAGGCACAGCAGACGTCTCACGCGAAGGCGTACAGCGCGACCTGCTACCCATTGTGGAAGGCAGCGTGGTCAACACCAAGTACGGCATGGTCAACACGGATCACATCCTGTTCATTGCCGCGGGCGCCTTCCACCTGTCCAAGCCTTCTGACCTGATCCCCGAACTTCAGGGCCGCTTCCCGCTGCGGGTCGAGCTGGATTCCCTGAACAAGGAAGAGTTCTATCGCATCCTGACCGAACCGCAGAACGCTTTGACAGTACAGTACAGGGCCCTGCTCGCCACCGAAGGGGTCACGTTGACCTTCGAGGACGAAGCTCTGCAGGAAGTGGCTGCCTTTGCCCAGAAGATCAACGAGGAAACTGAAAATATCGGGGCGCGACGCCTGTACACCATCCTCGAGAAGATTCTCTCTGATCTGTCCTTCGAGGCCCCGGACAAGAGCGGCCAGCAGGTCGTGGTGGACCAGGAATATGTGACCAAGCATCTGGAAGACGTGACCAAGGATCGGGACTTGTCGCGCTACATTTTGTAA